Proteins from one Vespa crabro chromosome 11, iyVesCrab1.2, whole genome shotgun sequence genomic window:
- the LOC124427961 gene encoding uncharacterized protein C05D11.1-like, protein MTPVDSTPRENMGGFELICSLKSNDIIPVHKYKSNNTGLTVFIAEVDGPIVDGYFCLATEAFDDDGLPHTLEHLIFLGSENYPYKGILDLMANRCLASGTNATTDIDVTFYTMTTAGSEGFLSLMPIYLEHILYPTLQDSAYLTEVHHINGEGEDAGVVYCEMQGKENIGEYLVYNELSRAIYPGHCGYKSMTGGALKNLRESTNNDKVRKYHKEFYRPENLTIIIAGQVNHDKVFKALQPVEQMILSKGPRGPFERPWQSSVPPFTESVDIDLFYPCDDEDNGIINVGWRGPSCVHEIYDRIGCSLLLKYLTDTSVSPLQKDFVEIKDPYASNVVYSLCENSVSILYIIFENVPKPKIPLFSTRLSEVLKQIHENGIDMKRMKSVIHRSMLETLSNLENDPHNTVAFMIIGDVLYGNTKEDLDQRLNQIKEIKKLFEEPESYWLNLLKKYLIDAPVVIVKGIPSIEKRHQLMEEEKVRVAKQIENLGKEGLQKKEKELQEAVIQNEKSIPDELLTAISIPGTDSINYHQIKSYTTETHEQHPYFNITKLPLFTYLDHVNTNFVYISAIMDTSSITKEQRLYLPLLLEAFMESPVKRNGQLIPYEEVVATLEADTVETSTCIGMDRFIRFSCGPYSHSASLMIQVELSKYKNGVQWIRELLYETELMSNRLKIIATKMINNVAQIKRRGSKIVSDLMKGLTYNEDNNFYASSLLRQQKFLTKMIERLNNESSEQEVIEEIELIRKVLTSTENMVLYIAVNIDKLSAEVEDVYAPWNDFFPDVDTIGKKPLNVTSDWQLMNLSKDDTRQGCVTGLGCIDSSYLAQSCQSINDFQHEDLAALFVCLQYLNQTEGPMWRLIRGQGLSYGYGIYPKVNEGLLYFSLYKSANVVAAYKEARNIVQAHFAKDKWEKLLFESAKSSLIFEIINKEKTVDDVVKQSLLFYFKKVPHDYNNQMVRRISTVTIDDLNRVAIRYVKPLFYPSETKTTIVCHPSKASEVAAAFNELGHKLKVYNSLEETFLNE, encoded by the exons ATGACGCCAGTCGACAGTACTCCGAGAGAAAATATGGGAGGCTTTGAGCTTATTTGTTCATTGAAGTCAAACGATATTATACCGGTACATAAATACAAATCTAATAATACAGGTCtaacggtttttatagcagaAGTTGATGGTCCGATTGTTGATGGTTACTTTTGTCTTg cAACCGAAGCATTCGATGATGATGGATTACCGCATACCTTGGAACATCTCATTTTTTTGGGTAGTGAAAATTATCCATATAAAGGAATTCTTGATTTAATGGCCAATAGATGTCTTGCATCTGGTACTAATGCAACGACAGATATAGATGTTACCTTCTATACTATGACAACAGCTGGTAGTGAaggatttttatcattaatgcCTATTTATCTGGAACATATACTATATCCTACGCTACAg GATTCTGCATATCTTACGGAAGTTCATCATATTAATGGAGAGGGTGAAGATGCAGGAGTCGTTTATTGTGAAATGCAAGGGAAGGAAAACATAGGAGAATATCTGGTCTATAATGAATTATCTAGAGCAATATATCCTGGGCATTGTGGCTATAAATCAATGACAGGAG GagcattaaaaaatttaagagagagtacaaataatgataaagttaGAAAATATCACAAGGAATTCTATCGTCCtgaaaatttaacaataataatagcaggaCAGGTGAATCATGATAAAGTTTTTAAAGCGCTACAACCTGTGGAACAAATGATTCTATCTAAA GGTCCTAGAGGTCCATTTGAAAGACCTTGGCAAAGTTCAGTACCACCATTTACAGAAAGTGTGGACATAGATTTGTTTTATCCATGCGATGATGAAGATAATGGTATAATAAATGTTGGTTGGCGTGGACCATCCTGTGTTCATGAAATTTATGATCGAATTGGTTGCTCTTTGTTATTGAAGTATCTTACGGATACATCAGTTAGTCCACTACAAAAAGATTTTGTAGAGATAAAGGATCCTTATGCGAGCAATGTTGTATATTCCTTGTGTGAAAATTCTGtttctattctttatataatttttgaaaatgttcCTAAACCTAAAATTCCGCTTTTCTCGACCCGTTTATCAGAGGTTTTAAAGCAAATACATGAGAATGGTATTGATATGAAGAGAATGAAATCTGTGATACATAGAAGTATGCTTGAAACTTTAAGTAATCTAGAGAATGATCCGCATAATACTGTTGCATTTATGATCATTGGAGATGTTTTGTATGGTAATACTAAAGAAGAT CTGGATCAACGATTgaatcaaataaaagaaattaaaaaattatttgaggAACCAGAATCATATTGGTTAAATCTcttgaaaaaatatcttattgaTGCTCCGGTAGTGATTGTTAAGGGTATACCTAGTATAGAAAAACGACATCAGctaatggaagaagaaaaagtacgtGTTGCTAAACAAATAGAGAATTTGGGCAAAGAAGGCttacagaagaaagaaaaagagctcCAAGAAGCAGTAATTCAAAATGAG AAATCAATTCCTGATGAATTATTAACAGCTATATCAATTCCTGGCACTGATTCCATTAATTACCACCAAATTAAAAGTTACACCACAGAAACACATGAACAGCAtccatattttaatattacgaaGTTGCCACTGTTTACATATTTAGATCATGTGAACACGAACTTTGTTTAT atTTCTGCTATTATGGATACATCATCCATTACGAAAGAGCAAAGATTGTACCTACCATTGTTACTTGAAGCATTCATGGAATCTCCAGTGAAAAGAAATGGTCAATTAATACCATATGAAGAAGTTGTTGCTACATTAGAAGCTGATACTGTTGAAACAAGTACTTGCATAGGAATGGATAGATTCATCAGATTTTCTTGTGGGCCTTACAGTCATAGTGCAAGTTTGATGATCCAA GTGGAATTaagcaaatataaaaatggcgTACAATGGATTAGAGAACTTCTATATGAGACAGAATTAATGTctaatagattaaaaataattgcaacCAAGATGATAAACAATGTTGCACAGattaaaagaagaggaagtaaAATAGTCAGTGATTTGATGAAAGGTTTAACATATAATGAAg ataacaatttttatgcaTCAAGTCTTTTACGCCAACAAAAATTCCTTACTAAAATGATCGAACGTCTCAATAATGAATCGAGTGAACAAGAAGTAATAGAGGAAATCGAATTGATTAGAAAAGTCTTAACTTCTACTGAAAATATGGTATTATATATAgctgttaatattgataaattatcAGCGGAAGTTGAAGATGTCTACGCTCCATGGAATGATTTTTTTCCGGACGTAGACACTATTGGAAAGAAGCC acTGAATGTAACTTCCGACTGGCAGCTAATGAATCTTTCTAAGGATGATACACGTCAAGGTTGTGTAACAGGATTAGGATGTATAGATTCATCGTATCTAGCACAATCCTGCCAAAgtataaacgattttcaaCATGAAGATTTAGCGGCTCTATTTGTATGCTTGCAATATTTAAATCAAACCGAG GGTCCTATGTGGAGATTAATTCGAGGACAAGGTCTTTCATATGGCTATGGTATCTATCCAAAAGTAAATGAaggtttattatatttctcattGTATAAATCAGCCAATGTTGTAGCAGCATACAAAGAAGCAAGAAATATAGTT CAAGCACATTTTGCCAAGGATAAATGGGAAAAGTTACTTTTTGAATCGGCTAAATCCTCATTAATATTTGAGATTATTAACAAGGAAAAAACTGTAGATGACGTAGTTAAACAATCACTCTTGTTTTACTTTAAAAAAGTACCACATGATTACAACAATCAAATGGTACGTCGTATATCGACCGTTACCATAGACGATCTAAATCGCGTAGCAATTCGCTATGTGAAACCATTGTTTTATCCATCGGAAACTAAAACAACTATAGTTTGTCATCCATCAAAGGCTTCGGAAGTGGCAGCTGCATTTAACGA ATTAGGACATAAATTGAAGGTTTATAATTCCTTAGAAGAAACATTCTTGAATgagtaa
- the LOC124427963 gene encoding uncharacterized protein LOC124427963, whose amino-acid sequence MTDEEKRERLRNLFTKLYGSNNPEGKISPEIIDEVTKCIVSAEARKSTYVGALVGSAVGAIIPLMIEPLKKSFIIFTLVGGVYGSVFARYMHSKNCLSIINNLPHSEYSQLSNHKSFEVEKPLQRESLKRGSSIDIEAFQQIDQQNEFSSVNAHEYQPVINIDESEKKEKKVFEGITYDELRQKNRDSFRSGQVQHRYVKRSIDSRENKPTENQDFKSELNIDSDLFPMPSSTGDHKTKYGDIWD is encoded by the exons atgacagatgaagaaaaaagagaaaggctCCGGAATTTGTTTACAAAACTTTATGGAAGTAAT AATCCAGAAGGAAAAATATCACCAGAAATAATAGACGAAGTTACAAAATGTATAGTAAGTGCAGAAGCACGAAAGTCTACCTACGTTGGTGCATTAGTTGGTTCTGCAGTAGGAGCAATTATTCCATTGATGATTGAACCAttgaaaaaatcttttataatttttactttggTTGGTGGTGTATATGGATCCGTCTTTGCAAGATATATGCAttctaaaaattgtttatctataattaataatcttccACATAGTGAGTATAG CCAACTAAGTAACCATAAATCTTTTGAAGTAGAAAAACCATTGCAAAGAGAATCTTTGAAAAGAGGATCTTCAATAGATATTGAAGCTTTTCAACAAATAGACCAGCAGAATGAATTTTCTTCTGTTAATGCTc atgAATATCAACCAGTCATAAATATTGATGaatcagaaaagaaagaaaagaaagtatttgAAGGGATAACTTATGATGAACTACGACAGAAAAACAGAGACAGTTTTCGATCAGGACAAGTACAACATAGATATGTAAAACG ATCCATTGAttcaagagaaaataaacCCACAGAAAATCAAGACTTTAAATCAGAGTTAAACATAGATTCTGATCTTTTCCCTATGCCAAGTAGTACTGGAGATCACAAAACGAAATACGGAGACATATGGgattaa